From a region of the Deltaproteobacteria bacterium genome:
- a CDS encoding ATP-dependent Clp protease proteolytic subunit, with translation MIHRAWTLAMGDTGDMLDCAALLEKVDGTIAETYAARAGGDATHWLKLMDAETWYTAAEAIDAKLADAMAPGAKAAQNTWDLAAFARAPAGLSARRAPAPPSGKAPDTHQRAALLRRLEFAARR, from the coding sequence ATGATCCATCGGGCCTGGACGCTGGCAATGGGGGACACGGGCGACATGCTCGACTGCGCGGCGCTGCTCGAGAAGGTCGACGGCACGATCGCCGAGACCTATGCCGCCCGCGCGGGCGGCGATGCGACGCACTGGCTCAAGCTCATGGACGCCGAAACCTGGTACACCGCGGCCGAAGCGATCGATGCCAAGCTGGCCGACGCGATGGCGCCGGGCGCCAAGGCGGCGCAGAACACCTGGGATCTGGCCGCGTTCGCGCGGGCGCCCGCCGGGCTGAGCGCCCGCCGCGCACCGGCGCCGCCCAGCGGCAAGGCCCCGGACACCCATCAACGAGCGGCGCTGCTGCGTCGGCTCGAATTCGCAGCGCGGCGCTAG